The genomic segment ggtAGGCTCAGTAAaggctatcttgaaacagtgacagctcacgtgtcagcagtgctatcggGTCGGCACAGCTTCACGTTTGTggtatttttgcaacttacaaaggaagtaAAGCTTAAGCATgattttatgcagcctttttggctgtgccaggcaaataatggctttaaaagttagccaatcttataatgaaataatggaaatggaccgcccgcccgcccgcatgcaaatattccagagtccaggacgggaaacagagaatttatttggagtggcctaaggtgtaacagaaaaggggccaaagtaaggaaaaaaatccctccaaccccaggattcgaactgcaggtcacccaatgtctagtcggggccacactcagtcttcctccaggagggatggattttcttccttaaatctaaagtatttattatacATCATTACCTTAATTGGGTGCTTTAATGCTTGGGTAAAAGACATTCTTGAGGTTTCTCTAATTAATGCTGGTTTTCCCAGTCTCGCTTCTATGTATCTGTAAAAGACAAGTAATGTAGATAAGGCGagcgtgtgtttgtatgtgcatgtgtgagcATGCAGGTACCCAACAGTATAATGCCTCCTGCtggtgtgagtgtgtgtgtgggtgtgtgcatgcatgcatgcatgagagAGAGAGATCACCTGCCAGCCACAGAAGTTGCTGTTCTAGCTGAATAAATACCAAATGCAAGTAGAGTCAGACCAGCTGCCTGCAAAAAACACAAGAGAGCATAATATGATCACAACAACAGAGAATCCATCATTGACTTACAGTAGCAGCCACTTTATCCCAGTCAGTAATGAAGTTGCTAACTCCTTGACCAATGAGTTTACCAGCTGCCCTACACACAGTAAGACAATGTAATATCAACTTTATTTTGTGTGTATGGACAACCCCCGGTGGTACTTGTAGTAAAATCTATATGTGACAGTACATATCAGCAAAATATCATTAACAGGGCTGCTTGGAGACTTTGGGGGCCTAGCCCAGGACAGAATATGTAAGTATGGGAGAAGTATTCAAGAACACATTGATTGGGGGCCCCAAGGGGACTGGAAAATTGCCACACTTGGCTCCTTTTGTGGGTAGCACTAGGTAAATTCTGAGACTTGGGTAACCTTCAATTCTCACACAGTACAAGAAACATTTTCACAACAGTATTTTCCTCTAAGTAAAGGTCTTACCGTGCACAGTgagtgactgttccattagagtactATAGTCAGCAAATCACTGTCTATCTGTACCACACCAAACTGATTCCCTTTTACTACTACTAAGTACTACCATGTataaaggtgtcaattcatagtgaatcgtccgtattttccatagtgatcgggttgattgcagagacgtttcttgtactgttgttttcttcttctatgaacatagctgaaaattaagtgtaatggccacttcacctttcagtaattgatggttggggCGCACACTCGGGCACAAATTTAATTTTATGATATGCCTGTGCAGTTGGtgtcattctttcctttgatgtgtgaTATCGCAGGTTCACAAGTCAAACAATGGCGGTTGCAGATTATACTAacagacatttaatccctaattcagtcatgggtatagagactgaattagggatgaAATGTCCACTactacatctgcaggtgtaagcaacCCCCCTTGTTTTACTAGTTTTTATTTCCatgaaacttaaaattccttccaCTTGTTAAATACATTTCACTGCAATAGCCAAGTCTGAACAATGATAATACAGCTGCTTGCAGTCCTCGTATTTTCCAAAGCTAGGTGGTAATATTAATCATTCCAGCTCTACACACATAACAGTAAATTCACTCTTACGCAACAGATTCCAGGACTGTTGTTCTGTTCTCAGCTGCCTTAGCTCGGATTCTCTCCAGTGTTAAATCTTGATTCTCTCGCTCCATACGAGTCCTATATAATATATTCAAAATTAGTTTCTGTATAATACCATCAACTAGAGAAACTCACTTTCCCTCAATCTCAGCCCTGACTCTTGCCATCTCATTATCATGTctcagctttgcctcatgctcTATTGTAGCTGTACACAAACAAAATATTTTCATTACTAAAATGATACAATAGGTGTAGCATGGAAGTGTTACTAGTTTGAACTATGTAGCAGTTGAGGAAGGAATACAACTGTACTTACATCGTCGCATTGCTTCCTGCCTTTGAATAGATTCCTCTTGTTTCTTCAGATTTTCATCTTGCATCCGTCGCTATTAATAGAAGAAACAcaagtgatgtgtgtgtgtgtgtgtgtgtgtgtgtgtgtgtgtgtgtgtgtgtgcgcgcacgcATATGTGTGTAGCATGCCCATTAACTACTTACTTGTTGGCCTAGTTGGTCATCATATCTCCGTCTTGCCAGCTGATCCTGATACTGTGACCTCTTCAGTGATACACATCACATATCAAAGAGACCAATGTTATATAATGCAGACCTGTTGATGTTCTTTAGTCTCCAGTCCCAATGTCTTGCGTTTTTCTTCTTGTTCTGTTTGTATTTTCTTGATTTGAAAATGTTCGATAGCTGCTTCACGTTCCTACAAGAagttaaaatattctaatatgCAGTACTGTTAGATTAACTCTGCTGGCAGATGCAATATAGATTTATTGTTATAACAAAGTACCACATGATAGTCACATTGCTAAATAATCAtcaacacaatcacacacaagCATTTCAGCTTCATGACAAAGCCAAACATTTTACCTAGCAGTAGGTGGCTGCCCAGTGTTCTTGTAGTAAGCAGCTCACAGAGACTTTGTGTAGGTCTCTAGAGCCGAACTAGAAAAGCTGGCCAGTAAACAGACACTATGACTGTTATTGTAAATATGCATCTATTCACCATCTGAACAAATAATAACCGGAAGCTTGAGTTATCCCCAACCACATCACTATCTACACACCCTATATTCCACTAGGACTGTAATTTGATTGTGTATGTATATTCCTGTTTGCAGCAAAGAAAAAGTATCTTCCGTGCTCAAGAGTACAATCAATGATCATACCCACCTATCCCCATGTAAATCCCAAAATACATCAAACACTCACTTTTATGGATTCTTGGTGCTTCatttgagcagtcacttctTGCATCTTAGCCAACTCCAGAGCATCTCTCGCGTGTGCTGATGTGTCATTTGATATGTCTCGTTTACCATCAAATACATTATTTCATACCTGACCCGTCGAGTTCTCTGGCTGCCTTTGCTGCTCGCTCCAATCCAGTGGGGTCAAATCCTACCCATTTTTTCCCTTCCTCGGTTGGCGGAGGAGATGGTGGCTTATTACCGCTCGATCCTGCTGCACCCGATCCGGGGCCAACATCAGACGACGGCGGCTGATCAGATTGCTGCTGCTGTCCAAACCGACCCAACAACCAGGACATT from the Dysidea avara chromosome 13, odDysAvar1.4, whole genome shotgun sequence genome contains:
- the LOC136242458 gene encoding ATPase family AAA domain-containing protein 3-like, which gives rise to MSWLLGRFGQQQQSDQPPSSDVGPGSGAAGSSGNKPPSPPPTEEGKKWVGFDPTGLERAAKAARELDGSAHARDALELAKMQEVTAQMKHQESIKEREAAIEHFQIKKIQTEQEEKRKTLGLETKEHQQRSQYQDQLARRRYDDQLGQQRRMQDENLKKQEESIQRQEAMRRSTIEHEAKLRHDNEMARVRAEIEGKTRMERENQDLTLERIRAKAAENRTTVLESVAAAGKLIGQGVSNFITDWDKVAATAAGLTLLAFGIYSARTATSVAGRYIEARLGKPALIRETSRMSFTQALKHPIKVYSRYFSKPQDALQGIILKPNLADRVQSLAIATRNTKKNGGTYRNVLMYGPPGTGKTLFAKSLARHSGMDYAIMTGGDVVPLGKDGVTAIHKVFDWANTSRRGVLLFVDEADAFLRKRSTEVISEDVRSTLNAFLYRTGEPSTKFMLVLASNQPHQFDFAINDRLDDMVEFPLPSVTEREKMIKQYFTISILLPQKIGWLRHAKSIQVPDLNWDKKFHKMAKETEGFSGREIAKLAISWQARAYGSLDGKLTEQMVNTCLEEMLQQHQQKQQWGHQDKRTLSSST